One window from the genome of Paracoccus zhejiangensis encodes:
- a CDS encoding BKACE family enzyme, which yields MSQKPCIICVAITGSLPTKGNNPAVPISVSEQVESTQEAFESGASIVHAHVRNDDATPSSDPERFALLQEGLERHCPGMIIQFSTGGRSGAGQTRGAMLSLRPDMASLSVGSNNFPSRVYENPPDLVDWLAGEMQKYHVKPEIEAFDLGHIHQAVAMRRDGRLTGPLYVQFVMGVKNAMPVDRDVFDYYIRTMERLAPDSEWCAAGIGSHQLTLNEWCVSSGGHARTGLEDNVRLDKDRLAPSNAALVKRVVDLCDRYERPVATVEQARRILGLVPALV from the coding sequence ATGTCCCAGAAACCCTGTATCATCTGCGTCGCCATCACCGGCTCGCTGCCGACCAAGGGCAATAACCCGGCGGTGCCGATCTCGGTCTCGGAACAGGTCGAATCGACGCAAGAGGCCTTCGAGTCCGGGGCTTCGATCGTTCATGCCCATGTGCGCAATGATGACGCCACCCCCTCCTCGGACCCCGAGCGGTTCGCCTTGCTGCAAGAGGGGCTGGAGCGTCATTGCCCCGGCATGATCATCCAGTTCTCGACCGGCGGCCGGTCGGGTGCCGGCCAGACCCGCGGCGCGATGCTGAGCCTGCGCCCCGACATGGCCAGCCTCTCGGTCGGCTCGAACAATTTCCCCAGCCGGGTCTATGAGAACCCGCCCGACCTGGTGGACTGGCTGGCCGGCGAGATGCAGAAATATCATGTGAAGCCCGAGATCGAGGCCTTCGATCTGGGCCATATCCATCAGGCCGTGGCCATGCGCCGCGATGGCCGCCTGACCGGGCCGCTTTATGTGCAGTTCGTCATGGGCGTGAAGAACGCCATGCCGGTCGATCGCGACGTGTTCGACTACTACATCCGCACCATGGAGCGGCTGGCACCGGATTCCGAATGGTGCGCCGCCGGGATCGGCTCGCATCAGCTGACGCTGAACGAATGGTGCGTGTCCTCGGGCGGCCATGCCCGCACCGGACTCGAGGATAACGTCCGGCTGGACAAGGACCGGCTGGCACCTTCCAACGCGGCGCTGGTCAAGCGCGTGGTCGATCTCTGCGACCGCTACGAACGCCCGGTCGCCACGGTCGAACAGGCCCGCCGCATTCTGGGTCTGGTGCCCGCGCTAGTGTGA
- a CDS encoding alpha/beta fold hydrolase, with translation MTTKINPARPEPITGRYYTVEVEGAPRRIYVEEAGQGRPVLCLHTAGADTRQWRHLMNDAEVTRDHRLIAFDMPWHGKSLPPEGFETEEYLLTTEAYIATVLAVVDGLGLDRPLLAGCSMGGRIALQLAALHGDRFSGFIAIEASDFQGAWYDIDWFHRPDAHGGEMGAALVSANISPYAPAEERWNTLWMFMQSGPGVFRGDLSFYTRDESLIGRLNQIDTIRTPVHILVGAYDLTCTPEDAKRTARAIPGATVTVMDELGHFPMSEHPEGFRPFFIDALQRMRVPAIERAEEQA, from the coding sequence ATGACCACCAAGATCAACCCCGCCCGCCCCGAGCCGATCACCGGCCGCTACTACACCGTCGAGGTCGAGGGCGCCCCGCGTCGCATCTATGTCGAGGAGGCCGGGCAGGGCCGCCCGGTCCTGTGCCTGCATACCGCCGGCGCCGATACCCGCCAGTGGCGGCACCTGATGAACGATGCCGAGGTGACGCGCGACCATCGCCTGATCGCCTTCGACATGCCCTGGCATGGCAAGTCCCTGCCGCCCGAGGGGTTCGAGACCGAAGAATACCTGCTGACGACCGAGGCTTACATTGCCACCGTTCTGGCGGTGGTCGACGGGCTGGGCCTTGACCGGCCGCTGCTGGCCGGCTGTTCGATGGGCGGGCGCATCGCGCTGCAACTGGCGGCGCTGCATGGCGACCGATTCTCGGGCTTCATCGCCATCGAGGCCTCGGACTTTCAGGGCGCCTGGTATGACATCGACTGGTTCCATCGGCCCGATGCCCATGGCGGCGAGATGGGGGCGGCGCTGGTTTCGGCCAATATCTCGCCCTATGCGCCCGCCGAGGAGCGCTGGAATACACTGTGGATGTTCATGCAATCGGGGCCGGGCGTGTTCCGGGGCGATCTCAGCTTCTACACCCGCGACGAAAGCCTGATCGGGCGGCTCAACCAGATCGACACGATTCGCACCCCGGTTCACATTCTCGTCGGCGCCTATGACCTGACCTGCACCCCCGAGGATGCCAAGCGCACCGCCCGCGCCATCCCCGGTGCGACGGTCACGGTGATGGACGAGCTGGGCCATTTCCCGATGAGCGAACATCCCGAGGGTTTCCGCCCCTTCTTCATCGACGCGCTTCAGCGGATGCGCGTTCCTGCAATCGAGCGCGCCGAGGAGCAAGCCTGA